The following proteins are encoded in a genomic region of Cryptomeria japonica chromosome 11, Sugi_1.0, whole genome shotgun sequence:
- the LOC131860348 gene encoding uncharacterized protein LOC131860348 — MKILSEPLHAEHIADQALINFEPTHTSITNDEQKVVELLEDEVTGEIPPEQEAFLNESIDSDPFSNYHATSLGTYCIFEEDQLIPKLTKDLFSEDQLSSTLWTLHFDGAKCKMGSKAGVCLTAPTGEQIRKSFRLQFACSNNEAEYEGLIQGLNMAEKMGIKKLKVLGDSKLVVHQVRGISSAKHVRMRSYRSKVWDLIESFDAFNITSIPQTLNTVADHMATIGAHFDPVVDLLVGHLAVSIMVRPAIPDNDTYWKVFESDEQIALFIQSSGEFANQL, encoded by the coding sequence atgaagatcctttcagaACCCCTTCACGCTGAGCATATAGCTGACCAAGCCTTGATCAATTTCGAGCCTACCCACACCTCTATAACCAATGATGAGCAAAAGGTGGTAGAGCTTTTAGAAGATGAAGTAACCGGGGAAATTCCACCTGAACAAGAAGCTTTCCTAAATGAGTCCATAGACTCTGaccccttctctaattaccatgccactAGCCTAGGTacttattgcatttttgaagaggaTCAGTTGATCCCAAAACTCACCAAAGATCTGTTCTCCGAAGATCAGCTATCTTCAACACTATGGACTTTACACTTTGACGGTGCCAAATGCAAAATGGGCTCCAAAGCTGGAGTTTGTCTCACCGCTCCTACGGGCGAACAAATCCGAAAGTCTTTCCGATTGCAGTTCGCATGTTCGAATAATGAAGCAGAGTACGAAGGGCTAATTCAAGGTTTGAACATGGCAGAAAAAATGGGCATTAAAAAGTTGAAGGTCCTCGGTGATTCTAAATTGGTAGTGCACCAAGTTCGAGGGATATCCAGTGCCAAGCACGTTCGCATGAGATCTTACCGTTCCAAAGTTtgggatttaatagaaagtttcgatgctttcaatatcacAAGCATTCCTCAGACACTAAATACTGTAGCAGATCACATGGCGACCATAGGAGCTCATTTTGATCCAGTTGTAGACCTCTTAGTCGGCCACCTAGCAGTCAGTATCATGGTTCGTCCGgctattcctgataatgatacATATTGGAAGGTGTTTGAAAGTGATGAGCAGATTGCTTTGTTTATTCAAAGCTCGGGAGAGTTTGCCAATCAGCTATAA
- the LOC131045605 gene encoding F-box protein At2g27310-like gives MDKMVLNSDLITEILGRVDGRTLANAGCVSSQFWCSARQESIWEDACSTLWPSTVDTDVKQLISSSLGGFRNFYARCFPFIDYDQSGTNSRCLKNLGDANKPSDFVCLVDLQYKNKFIYSQVLWGIPASKDFEGWFCNCPFRIDLINFDEDHTSPDQLPTILLGEIEKGGEFWGHLMENIRLSWIVINRKTGQAANLSSWSPLIGQKHSSSDKDCVICFGSILPAENILPCKVVQCKFVMKCRVSQTDHTSLKMTELSMQVEDIMGAHVNGRNSLLILERGLYCRRSMNHNKMLECCGKYLREQRAVKEEQIRKEGRLDAFFILTGIITFASFWCSVF, from the coding sequence ATGGACAAGATGGTTTTGAACAGTGATCTCATTACAGAAATCTTAGGGCGTGTGGATGGCAGAACACTTGCAAACGCAGGGTGTGTGTCTTCCCAATTTTGGTGTAGTGCAAGGCAGGAGAGTATATGGGAAGACGCATGTTCGACTCTCTGGCCCTCCACAGTGGACACAGATGTTAAGCAACTCATCTCTTCTTCATTGGGGGGGTTTAGAAATTTCTATGCACGCTGCTTTCCCTTCATTGATTATGATCAGTCTGGGACAAATTCAAGGTGCTTGAAGAATCTGGGTGATGCTAATAAACCATCTGATTTTGTGTGTCTTGTGGACTTGCAATACAAGAATAAGTTCATCTATTCTCAAGTTTTGTGGGGCATCCCTGCTTCAAAAGATTTTGAGGGTTGGTTCTGCAACTGCCCATTTAGGATTGATCTCATTAACTTTGATGAGGATCACACTAGCCCAGATCAGCTGCCCACAATTCTGCTTGGGGAGATTGAGAAGGGCGGTGAATTTTGGGGGCACCTGATGGAAAATATTAGGTTAAGCTGGATTGTGATAAACAGGAAAACAGGGCAAGCTGCCAATCTTTCAAGCTGGAGTCCCTTGATTGGACAAAAGCATTCGTCCTCTGACAAGGACTGTGTCATATGCTTTGGCTCTATATTGCCTGCTGAAAACATATTGCCTTGCAAAGTTGTACAGTGTaagtttgtgatgaagtgtagaGTTTCACAAACTGATCATACCAGCTTGAAGATGACTGAACTGAGTATGCAGGTGGAAGATATCATGGGAGCTCATGTTAATGGGAGAAATAGTCTGCTTATTTTAGAAAGAGGTCTGTATTGCAGGAGGAGTATGAACCACAATAAGATGTTGGAATGTTGTGGAAAATACTTGAGAGAACAGAGAGCAGTGAAGGAAGAACAGATTAGGAAGGAAGGACGTCTGGATGCTTTCTTTATTCTAACTGGCATTATTACATTCGCTTCATTTTGGTGTTCTGTCTTCTGA